The Malus domestica chromosome 13, GDT2T_hap1 genome includes a window with the following:
- the LOC114820508 gene encoding sugar transport protein MST4-like produces the protein MAGGGFGAAGGGADFEAKITPLVIISCILASTGGLMFGYDVGISGGVTSMPEFLREFFPGVYRKNQHPGRESNYCKYDNQGLQLFTSSLYLAALVATFVAMHTTKSLGRKLTMLMAGIFFLIGTVFNFAAQNLAMLIIGRILLGCGVGFANQAVPLFLSEIAPTRIRGALNILFQLMCTIGILVANMINYGTSKIKGNYGWRISLGLAGVPAILLTVGSLIVVDTPNSLIARGKLEEGKAILKRIRGVDNVEPEFLEIVEASRVAQEVKSPLKNLMKRRNRPQLVISICMQIFQQCTGINAVMFYAPVLFSTLGFKTDASLYSSAITGAVNVLSTIVSIYFVDRAGRRVLLLEAGVQMFLSQVVITIVLGLKVKDDVNNLGHGLGILVLVFVCSFVASFAWSWGPLGWLIPSEIFPLEARSAGQSVAVFFNMLFTFIIAQAFLSILCHMKFAIFLFFAAWVFVMTIFVIFLIPETKGIPIEEMTERVWKKHWFWKQYMDEVEDDPKGKADA, from the exons ATGGCAGGTGGTGGATTTGGGGCCGCAGGAGGAGGCGCAGACTTTGAGGCAAAGATCACTCCTCTTGTGATCATTTCTTGTATATTGGCCTCTACCGGAGGCCTCATGTTTGGTTATGATGTTGGTATTTCTG GGGGTGTTACATCGATGCCAGAGTTTCTAAGGGAATTCTTCCCAGGCGTGTATAGGAAGAATCAACATCCTGGACGTGAAAGCAATTATTGTAAATACGATAATCAAGGCTTGCAGTTATTCACGTCTTCACTGTACCTCGCTGCTTTGGTAGCAACCTTCGTCGCCATGCACACTACCAAATCGCTAGGTCGAAAGTTAACCATGTTGATGGCTGGCATTTTCTTTCTGATCGGAACAGTTTTTAATTTTGCTGCCCAGAACCTTGCCATGCTTATCATTGGAAGGATCTTACTTGGTTGTGGAGTTGGTTTTGCTAACCAG GCGGTGCCACTTTTCCTTTCAGAGATTGCACCCACAAGAATTCGTGGGGCACTTAACATACTCTTCCAACTCATGTGCACTATTGGCATTCTTGTAGCAAACATGATCAATTATGGAACTTCCAA AATTAAAGGGAACTATGGATGGAGGATATCACTAGGTTTGGCTGGTGTGCCGGCCATCTTGCTAACTGTGGGCTCTCTAATTGTGGTAGACACTCCGAACAGTTTGATTGCTCGTGGTAAGTTAGAGGAAGGAAAAGCAATTCTTAAAAGGATTCGGGGTGTGGACAATGTCGAACCAGAGTTTTTAGAAATTGTTGAGGCAAGTCGTGTGGCTCAAGAAGTGAAAAGTCCCTTAAAAAATCTCATGAAGCGTAGGAACAGGCCTCAGTTGGTCATTTCAATTTGCATGCAG ATTTTTCAGCAATGCACTGGCATTAATGCAGTCATGTTCTATGCTCCTGTTTTGTTCAGCACCTTGGGATTCAAAACCGATGCTTCCCTTTACTCATCTGCAATAACAGGAGCCGTCAACGTCCTTTCAACCATTGTATCAATCTACTTTGTGGACAGAGCTGGCCGCCGTGTACTCCTGCTAGAAGCAGGTGTCCAAATGTTTCTTTCTCAAGTGGTGATTACAATTGTGCTGGGACTCAAAGTTAAGGACGATGTTAACAACCTTGGACATGGATTAGGAATCCTTGTGCTGGTTTTTGTGTGCAGTTTTGTTGCCTCCTTTGCATGGTCTTGGGGACCTCTTGGGTGGTTGATCCCTAGTGAGATTTTCCCACTAGAGGCTCGTTCAGCTGGCCAGAGTGTGGCTGTCTTTTTTAACATGCTGTTCACATTTATTATAGCGCAGGCCTTCCTATCGATTCTTTGCCACATGAAATTTGCCATTTTCTTGTTCTTTGCAGCTTGGGTCTTCGTCATGACAATCTTTGTAATCTTTTTAATTCCGGAGACCAAGGGAATACCCATTGAAGAGATGACTGAAAGAGTCTGGAAGAAACACTGGTTCTGGAAGCAATATATGGATGAGGTCGAAGATGATCCCAAGGGCAAGGCTGATGCTTGA